A stretch of DNA from Candidatus Polarisedimenticolaceae bacterium:
GGCGGGATCCCCGAGATCTCGAGCCACACGTTCGCATGGCGACGAGCGAGGAACACCGCCGTCTCGACGTGGAGCGGCCTGCCGACGTGGGCGAGGATCAGCTTCAGGTCGGGGAAGTCGACGGCGACGTCGTCACACGGCATCGGGTCCGCGAAGACGTTGCGCGCGCCGGGGAACACGGAGGTCCCCGTGTGCACCATCACCGGGACGCCGCGCTCCTGCGCGACGGCATACATGTCGCCGAGCCCCGAGTCGTAGTCGTTCACCCGCAGGTGCTGGTGGGGCGGGTGGATCTTGAGAATCCGCGCGCCGAGGTCAAGGACGCGCTCGGTTTCCTCGCGGGCGCTCTTCGAGAAGCGCGGGTGGACCGAACCGAAGGGGATCAGCCGGTCCGGCGCGGCACCGCAGTACCGCGCGCACCAGTCGTTGATCTCCGGCGGGTAGCCCATCACGTCGGGGGCGACGTAGTTCACGATTCCCGCGCGCTCGATCCCCCAGACGTCGAGGGCGCGCAGCAGCGCGGCCGGGGAGTCGGCGAGGACGTGGTGCTCGGTCCCCTCCATGAGCGCGTGGGCGGCCGCCCGCTGCATCGAGGCCGGGTGGACGTGCAGGTGCAGGTCGGTCACCGCGAAGCCGCGGATCATGACGCCTTGTCCCCTTCCCACGTGTAGAACCCTCGGCCCGACTTCTTCCCGAGTTTCCCCTCCGCGACCATGCGTCTCAGGATCTCCGGCGGCCGGAAGGCCTCGGAGGCGAGCTCGCGGTGGAGGTGCTCGGCGATCGCGAGGCGTACGTCCAGGCCGACGAGGTCGGTGAGCTGGAGCGGCCCCATCGGATGGCGATACCCGAGGGTCATCGCCTTGTCGATGTCGGAGGCGTTGGCGACCCCCTGCTCGAGCATCCGCATCGCCTCGAGTCCGAGTAGGACACCCAGCCGGCTCGTCGCGAACCCCGGCATGTCCCGGACGACGATCGGCTCCTTCCCCATCGCCAGTCCGGTCGCGACGGCGAAGGCGACGGTTTCCTCCGAGGTCTCCTTCGCGCGGACGACCTCGAGGAGCGCCATGACGGGAACCGGGTTGAAGAAATGCATGCCGACGACCCGGTCGCGCCGCGAGACCGCCTCCGCGATCGACGCGATCGACAGGGACGACGTGTTCGACGCGAGAACGGCATGCGCGGGGGCCGCCCCGTCGATCGCCTCGAAGATCCGGCGCTTGAGGTCGATCGACTCGGGGACCGCCTCGACGACGAGGTCCGCGTTGCCGACGGCCGTCTCGATCGCCGCGGTGGTGCGGATGCGGTCCCAGATCGTCGGCGGCGCCTCCGCGAGCTTCCCCTTCTCGGCTAGGCGCTCGAGGCTCTTCTTGATCGTGCCGAGGGCTTTCTGCAGGGCCTCCGGGTTCGCGTCGCACAACGCGACCGACCAACCCGCCTGCGCCGCGACCTGGGCGATGCCGTTCCCCATCGTTCCCGAGCCGATGACCGCGATGACCTTCAAGGGAGCCTCCGTCGGAAGAACCCCGAACGGTATCATCGGGATCGATGCCCCGGGACACCCTCCGCTTCGTCGCCCTCACGGCCCAGGGGGTCGGTCTCACGATGCTGCTGCGCGCCGGGCGCGCGTACCTCGCGGGGCGGGAACCCTCCTCGGCCCGCCTGGGCGGGGGGATCGCGTTCGGGGCCTCCCTCGCGGTCGCGGCGACGGGCCTCGACGCCCCCGCGCTGGCCGCCCTCGCGTCGGGAACGACCGCCGGGCTCGGCGCGCTCGCGCGCAAACCTGTCCCCGCGGCCTGGTTCGCGCTCGGGTGGTTCGTCCTCGCCGTCGCCTTCGCGGTGCTGCGGTGAGCGACGCCCCGGCTCCCGGCGACCGTCTCGGACACTTCCGTCTCGTGTCGGAGCTGGGCCGCGGCGGGTTCGGCGTCGTGTTCCTCGCCGACGACGTGGACATCCCCGGACGTCAGGTGGCGGTCAAGACGCTCCGGCCGGGGGTCGTCGACGCCGAAGCGCTCCGGCGCGAGGCGTCCGCGCTCGCGGTCCTGCGTCATCCGAACATCCTGGTGGTGCACGAGGTCGGCGAATCCCCGTTCGGCCTCCACCTCGCCGCGGAATTCGCCCCGGGCGGGACGCTCGCCGCGCGGATCGCCCGCCGCGAGCTCGCGCGGGAGGAGGTGCTGCCGATCGCGCGGGCGTGCGCCGACGCGCTCGCCTCGGCCCATGCGCGCGGGGTCGTCCACCGCGACTTCAAGCCCGGAAACGTGCTGATCGACGAGCACGGGATCCCGAAGGTCGCCGACTTCGGGATCGCGCTTCGCTCGGGACCGGGGACGGCGTCGGGGGGGCCGGACGAGGGAACGATCACGCTGGCGTGGGAGGGGGGCTCGACGATCGTCGGCACGCCGTTCTACCTGGCCCCGGAGGTCCTCGAGGGCTCCGGGGCGTCCCCCGCCTCCGACCAGTTCTCCTTCGGCGTCGCGTTGCACGAGATGCTCGCCGGGCGACGGCCCTTCGACCCCGCGGGGGGGATCCGGGCGACGCTCGCGGACCCTTCGATCGACGCGTCGATCCCCGCGGACCTGCGCCGGATCGTCGCGCGTTGCCTGGCGAAGGACCCTCGGGCGCGTTTCCCCGACCTCCATGCGGTCGTCGAGGCCCTCGACGCCGCGATCCGCCGCCGATCGCGGGAAAGGCGACGTCTGCGGCGCTTGGCGATCGCATTCGCGGCGACGCTTTGCGTGCTCGCCGGCGGGTTCTTCGGGATGCGGGCGTGGCGGACCGCCTCGGCCCGGCACCTCAACGAGACCGGGAGCGCCGCGATGGTGCGCGGCGACCGCGATGCCGCGCGGGAGGCCTTCGTCGCGGCGCACTCCGCCGATCCGCGCTACCTCCCCGCGTGCGCCAACGTCGGGACGTTGGCCTCGCTCGAGGCGTCGCCGACGTGGGCGGTGACGCTCCTGCGGGACTGCGCGGCGACGTTTCCGGAGGCCGACGTGGTGCACTACAACCTCGGCGCGGCCCTGAGGGCGACCGGCGACCTCGCCGGAGCGGAGGCGAGCCTCGCCCGCGCGCTCGACCTCGCGGGGCGCGGCCCGCTGCGCTCGCTCGTCGTCAACGAGATCGCGCGGATCGAAGTGGCGCGCGGGCGGGCGGCGCAGGCCCTCGCGCGCCTCGAGGGAGAGCGGCCGTTCCCGGCGACGGCCGAGGGGACGATCCTCGAGAAGACCGTGGGGCTCGCCGCGCTCGAGTCGGGGGATCCCGCTCGCGCGACGAGGGCGCTGTCGCGGGCGATCGATGCGGGGCTTCCCGAGGCGCAGCGCCCGGAGGCCTGGGTCCTGCTCGGCCGTGCGCACGAGGCGCTCGGCCGGCTCGACGAGGCCAGGGCCGCGTACGCGCAGGCGCTCCTGGCCGGCGCGACCGGGGAAGACGAACGCCGGGCCCGGGAAGGGCTCACCCGAATCGCGCGGTGAGACCAACTTCCAGCGCCCGGCGCGGTAATGTCTCTCGAGCCCGGGAGGTGTCGATGCGCCCGCTCGTCCTCGCCCTGTTCGTCGTCGCGGCCGTCGCCGCCGGGCCCGCCCCCGAGCCGGCGGCGGGGGTGCTCGCCTCGGCGAAGGGGGACGTCCGGGTCGCGGCCCGCCCCGCGGCGATCGGGGATCGGCTCGCCGGCGGCGCCGCGGTCGAGACCGGTCACGGGAGCACGGCGACCCTCTACCTCGCGGGGGGCTCGATCGTCCGTCTCGGAGCGGGGCAGCGCTACGTCGTCCCGGCGCCCGGCTCCCGCGCTCCCGACGGTGCACGGCTCGACCCGGATTCGGCCAAGGTCACCGAATCGGGGCTGTGGGTCCTCAGTCGCCCCGGCGGAAGCGTGCTCCTCGCGGCGATGCGGGGCGACGAGGCGGTGCCCGATCCGCGACGCGCGCGGCCCCTCTCCCCCCGCTACGAAGTCGTGAGCGGCACGCCGGCCTTCGTCGCGATCGGGGGGCCGCGACCGGTGCACGTCGTGGTCGCGGAAGGGAAGAAGACGGTCTGGCGATCCGCTCCCGTCGACGGTGAAGGGCCCTGGAGCGCGCCGGACCTCCCGTCGCTCGCGCCCGGGCCTCTGTTCAGCTGGCGACTGGAGTCGCCGGAGGGGGAAGGGATCACTCCCTGGTCGCCGTTCCGCACCGCGCCAGCGTCGACGTTCGAAGCGGGACTCTCCGGGCTCGAGCCGGTCGAGGCGGACGTCCTCCGGCTCGGCTACTACCTGGAGTCGCAGGCCTGGTCACCGCTGCTCGCCGCTTCCGCCCGCGTCCTCGCCGCGCACCCCGAGGCCGAGATCGCGCGACGGGCGTGGGAGCGCGCGAAGGAGGGGCTGCAACTCGACGAGGACGGCGCGACGGCGCTCACGCGCCTCTTACGCTGACGCGTCGTCGTCGGGCCCCTCGCCGTCGTAGAGCGGCCCCATCTCGAGGCCGAGGATCTCCTCGCGGAACTCGACGACCGTACGGCGCAGCGCGTCGAGCTTTCCCGGGTCGAGCAGCTTGCGGACCGTCGAGCCGTGGAGGTCGATCGCGTTGAGAAGGGCGACCGCCGCGCGGTCGAGCTCGTGGATGGCGTTCTCGGGCATGGGCGTCCTCCCTTCTAACCGAACTTGTAGGCGACGCCGTACCCGCCGCGGGGCAGGTCCCAGCGGATGTTCCCGAACGGGCAGCCGATCCGGCAGCTGCCGCACTCGACGCAGGCCTGGTAGCCGACCATCACCTTCCCCTCGCGGTCGAGGGTGTAGACGGAAACCGGGCAGAAGGTCAGGCACGGCTGCTTCGCGCACTTCTCGCACACGCCGTGGTCGCGGATCGAGATGTGCGCGGAATCCTCGTCCACGTAGAACTTCACCGTGCTGAGCAGATCGTCGACGTTCACGCGGGGCAACGTCGCGCGGACCTCGTCGGAGAGGGTGACCTCGGGTTTCCTGCGCATGTCAGCCTCGCATCCCGGAGCGCAGCCCCATGAGGTCCTTCGCGACGCCGAAGATCGAGCGGCGCTTCCAGAGCAGGTCGAAGATCTGCTTTTCCATGTCGCGTTTCGGGATGCCGTGCGAGTTGAAGTACTTCAGCGCGGCCTCGTTGAGATAGTTCACGTAGGTGCCCATGAAGTGCGGGCTCTGGTCGAGGAAATCGGTCATGCGCCGGTACTGGCGGAGGTCCTTCAGGACGAAGCTGTCCTCGAGCTTCTTGCGGTACGACCTCAGGAACGCCCCCGAGAAATCCCCCTGGCGGTGCGCCTCGATGGCCGTTTCCCCCGCGAGTCGACCGGCGGTCATCGCGAGGTTGGTCCCCTCGCGGTGCATCGCGTCCACCATCCCGGCCGCGTCTCCCGCGACGAGCACGCCGTCCGCGGCGAGGGCGGGCATGCGGTCGTAACCGAACTCGGGGATCAGGTGGGCGCCGTATTCGAGGGTCTCGCCCCCCGCGACGTAGGGTTGGATCACGGGGTGCTTCTTGAAGCGGGCGAGCACCTCGTAGGGCTTCACGCGGTGCTTGACGAATTCCCCGAGGAGCATGCCGACGCCGATCGAGATCGCCTGCTGGTCGGTGTAGAGGAACGCGGTCCCGGGGAGGCCCAGGGTCGCGTCGCCGAAGATGTCGATCGCGACGCCTTCCTTGGGCCCGCCGAGGTTGAAGCGGCTCTCGAGCTCCTTGCGCGGGAGCGCGATCAGCTCTTTCACCGCGAGCGCCACGAAACGCGGCGGGAGGTCGCTCTTGGCGAGCCCGAGATCCTGGGTGACGAGGTTGTTCACCCCTTCGGAGACGATGACGACGGGGGCGTGGACCTCCCCGTCGGGACGGTCGGTCCGCACGCCGATCACCCGCCCGTTCCCGTCGCGAACGCACTCGGTGACCGTCGTCTTGGTGATGAGCAACACCCCGAGCTCGGCGGCCTGCTGCGCGAACCACGCGTCGAAGTTCGCGCGCAGCGCCGTGTACGCCGACGCGGGCTCCTGCTGGTAATGCTGGCTCTTGTGCATGAGCCGCACGACGCTGTCGGGGGAAAGGAGCCAGTACCCCTGCTCGGTGACCGGGCGCTCGAACGGGGGCTTGCGCTCCCAGAAGTCGGGCAACACGTCCGCGAGCGCGTGCGTGTAGAGCACCCCGCCGAAGAAGTTCTTGGCCCCCGCGAAGTGGCCGCGCTCGATCAGGATCGTGCGCAGCCCCGCGCGCGCCAGGGTGATCGCGGCCGAGGTCCCCGCCGGCCCCGCGCCCACGACGATCGCGTCGAACCTCGGGATCTCAGACAATCGCACCTCCCGCCGCGCGGACCTGGCGGATCAGCTCGGGGACGACCTGGTGGAGGTCGCCGACGATCCCCACGTCGGCGAGCTGGAAGATCGGGGCGTTCGGGTCGTTGTTGATCGCGACGATGAAGTCGGATCCGGCGACCCCGACGCGATGCTGCAGCGCGCCGGAGATCCCGGCTGCGATGTAGAGCTTC
This window harbors:
- a CDS encoding FAD-dependent oxidoreductase — translated: MSEIPRFDAIVVGAGPAGTSAAITLARAGLRTILIERGHFAGAKNFFGGVLYTHALADVLPDFWERKPPFERPVTEQGYWLLSPDSVVRLMHKSQHYQQEPASAYTALRANFDAWFAQQAAELGVLLITKTTVTECVRDGNGRVIGVRTDRPDGEVHAPVVIVSEGVNNLVTQDLGLAKSDLPPRFVALAVKELIALPRKELESRFNLGGPKEGVAIDIFGDATLGLPGTAFLYTDQQAISIGVGMLLGEFVKHRVKPYEVLARFKKHPVIQPYVAGGETLEYGAHLIPEFGYDRMPALAADGVLVAGDAAGMVDAMHREGTNLAMTAGRLAGETAIEAHRQGDFSGAFLRSYRKKLEDSFVLKDLRQYRRMTDFLDQSPHFMGTYVNYLNEAALKYFNSHGIPKRDMEKQIFDLLWKRRSIFGVAKDLMGLRSGMRG
- a CDS encoding amidohydrolase family protein; this encodes MIRGFAVTDLHLHVHPASMQRAAAHALMEGTEHHVLADSPAALLRALDVWGIERAGIVNYVAPDVMGYPPEINDWCARYCGAAPDRLIPFGSVHPRFSKSAREETERVLDLGARILKIHPPHQHLRVNDYDSGLGDMYAVAQERGVPVMVHTGTSVFPGARNVFADPMPCDDVAVDFPDLKLILAHVGRPLHVETAVFLARRHANVWLEISGIPPRRLMEWIPRLADLAPKTLWGTDWPGPGVRDPKANVEAFLDLPLDEGVKRAILDGNSRRLLP
- a CDS encoding protein kinase, producing the protein MSDAPAPGDRLGHFRLVSELGRGGFGVVFLADDVDIPGRQVAVKTLRPGVVDAEALRREASALAVLRHPNILVVHEVGESPFGLHLAAEFAPGGTLAARIARRELAREEVLPIARACADALASAHARGVVHRDFKPGNVLIDEHGIPKVADFGIALRSGPGTASGGPDEGTITLAWEGGSTIVGTPFYLAPEVLEGSGASPASDQFSFGVALHEMLAGRRPFDPAGGIRATLADPSIDASIPADLRRIVARCLAKDPRARFPDLHAVVEALDAAIRRRSRERRRLRRLAIAFAATLCVLAGGFFGMRAWRTASARHLNETGSAAMVRGDRDAAREAFVAAHSADPRYLPACANVGTLASLEASPTWAVTLLRDCAATFPEADVVHYNLGAALRATGDLAGAEASLARALDLAGRGPLRSLVVNEIARIEVARGRAAQALARLEGERPFPATAEGTILEKTVGLAALESGDPARATRALSRAIDAGLPEAQRPEAWVLLGRAHEALGRLDEARAAYAQALLAGATGEDERRAREGLTRIAR
- a CDS encoding 4Fe-4S dicluster domain-containing protein, whose translation is MRRKPEVTLSDEVRATLPRVNVDDLLSTVKFYVDEDSAHISIRDHGVCEKCAKQPCLTFCPVSVYTLDREGKVMVGYQACVECGSCRIGCPFGNIRWDLPRGGYGVAYKFG
- a CDS encoding 3-hydroxyacyl-CoA dehydrogenase family protein, which gives rise to MKVIAVIGSGTMGNGIAQVAAQAGWSVALCDANPEALQKALGTIKKSLERLAEKGKLAEAPPTIWDRIRTTAAIETAVGNADLVVEAVPESIDLKRRIFEAIDGAAPAHAVLASNTSSLSIASIAEAVSRRDRVVGMHFFNPVPVMALLEVVRAKETSEETVAFAVATGLAMGKEPIVVRDMPGFATSRLGVLLGLEAMRMLEQGVANASDIDKAMTLGYRHPMGPLQLTDLVGLDVRLAIAEHLHRELASEAFRPPEILRRMVAEGKLGKKSGRGFYTWEGDKAS